One window from the genome of Bdellovibrionota bacterium encodes:
- the topA gene encoding type I DNA topoisomerase, whose product MAKALVVVESPTKVKTLGKYLGRNFVVKASVGHIKDLPKSKLGVEIGERFEPKYEVIKGKQEVLNTIREAALKVDTVYLAPDPDREGEAIAWHIAGELNSGKGKKRTKAKIFRVLIEEITKRGVEQAIASPSELNLQRYESQQARRILDRLVGYQISPLLWEKVQRGLSAGRVQSVALRIVCDREREIKKFNPVEYWSIEVGAHGKNPPPFVLSLITKNGKKVELNNEKDAREAETALKSESLVVADIQKKQRRRTPPLPFTTSKLQQEAARKLGFSASKTMLVAQQLYEGVEVGEEGAVGLITYMRTDSIRLSNEAIEIARRWIKDNYGESYLPETPRIYKAKKSAQDAHEAIRPTMMIHPPERVKKFLKKDQYSLYRLIWERFLACQMEDAIYDQTTIDVSAGDYGLRVTGSILVKDGFMRVYVEGRDEADVDEEAGAQLPELTVGEKLVTNSITPNQHFTKPPPRFTEASLVKELEERGIGRPSTYAAILSTLRDRKYCVKLQNHFEPTELGFLVCDLLVEHFPEVLDIEFTAQLESQLDQVEEGERDWQEILHKFYKPFAKSLVAAKKKMRDVKREETPTEHTCEKCGKPMVIKWGRHGHFLACSGYPDCRNTKEFKKTAEGKVEIVAQQTTDEKCDVCGSPMVVKNGRFGKFLACSGYPDCKTTRSISTGVPCAEPGCTGQLLEKRSRRGRSFYGCSRYPKCTHALWDKPVKTPCPKCHAPYLVEKFTKKEGPAIRCAKKNCDYQHLLG is encoded by the coding sequence ATGGCCAAAGCACTCGTCGTCGTCGAGTCTCCCACGAAGGTCAAGACGCTCGGGAAGTATCTCGGGCGCAACTTCGTCGTGAAGGCTTCGGTCGGACATATCAAGGATCTTCCCAAGAGCAAGCTCGGCGTCGAAATCGGCGAACGGTTCGAGCCGAAGTACGAAGTCATCAAAGGAAAGCAAGAAGTTCTCAACACCATTCGCGAAGCCGCGCTGAAAGTCGATACGGTCTATTTGGCGCCCGATCCGGACCGGGAAGGCGAGGCGATCGCCTGGCACATCGCCGGCGAACTAAATTCCGGAAAAGGAAAGAAAAGGACCAAAGCCAAAATCTTTCGCGTCCTGATCGAGGAAATCACGAAACGGGGCGTGGAGCAGGCCATCGCTTCTCCTTCGGAGTTGAATCTTCAGCGATATGAATCGCAACAAGCCCGCCGAATTCTGGACCGTTTGGTCGGATATCAAATCAGCCCGCTCCTTTGGGAAAAAGTTCAGCGGGGGCTGAGCGCGGGGCGCGTGCAGTCGGTCGCGCTTCGAATCGTTTGCGACCGGGAACGGGAAATCAAGAAATTCAACCCGGTCGAGTACTGGTCGATCGAGGTCGGCGCTCACGGAAAGAATCCTCCTCCGTTCGTTTTGAGCCTGATCACGAAGAACGGGAAAAAGGTCGAGCTGAACAACGAAAAAGACGCGCGCGAGGCGGAAACGGCTCTCAAGTCGGAAAGTTTGGTCGTAGCCGACATTCAGAAAAAGCAGCGCCGAAGAACGCCGCCGCTGCCGTTCACGACCAGCAAATTGCAGCAAGAGGCCGCGCGAAAGCTCGGTTTCTCCGCCAGCAAGACGATGCTGGTGGCCCAGCAACTGTACGAAGGCGTGGAGGTGGGAGAAGAGGGGGCCGTCGGTTTAATCACGTACATGCGTACCGACTCGATTCGCCTCTCGAACGAGGCGATCGAGATCGCCCGGCGGTGGATCAAGGACAATTACGGCGAGTCCTATCTCCCCGAGACTCCGCGCATTTACAAGGCGAAGAAATCCGCGCAAGACGCCCACGAAGCGATTCGTCCCACGATGATGATTCACCCGCCAGAGAGAGTGAAAAAGTTTCTCAAGAAGGATCAGTACAGCCTCTATCGGCTGATTTGGGAGAGATTTCTCGCCTGCCAAATGGAAGACGCGATCTACGATCAGACGACGATCGACGTTTCCGCCGGCGATTACGGCCTGCGCGTCACCGGATCCATCCTCGTCAAAGACGGCTTCATGAGGGTCTACGTCGAGGGACGCGATGAGGCCGACGTGGACGAAGAAGCGGGAGCCCAGCTTCCGGAGTTGACCGTGGGCGAGAAGTTGGTGACGAATTCGATCACGCCGAACCAGCATTTTACGAAGCCGCCGCCCCGGTTCACCGAAGCGAGTTTGGTGAAAGAATTGGAGGAGCGGGGAATCGGCCGGCCTTCCACCTACGCCGCCATTCTGTCGACGCTGCGGGACCGGAAATATTGCGTGAAGCTTCAAAATCATTTCGAGCCGACCGAACTCGGTTTCTTAGTCTGCGATCTTTTGGTCGAACACTTTCCGGAAGTCCTGGACATTGAGTTCACGGCGCAGCTCGAATCCCAACTCGACCAAGTGGAAGAGGGGGAGCGGGACTGGCAGGAAATTCTGCACAAATTTTACAAGCCGTTCGCCAAGTCGCTCGTGGCCGCGAAGAAGAAAATGCGCGACGTCAAGCGGGAAGAGACGCCGACGGAACACACGTGCGAAAAATGCGGAAAGCCGATGGTGATCAAGTGGGGCCGGCATGGGCATTTCCTCGCCTGTTCGGGATACCCCGACTGCCGGAACACGAAGGAATTCAAAAAGACGGCCGAGGGGAAGGTCGAGATCGTGGCGCAGCAGACGACGGACGAAAAGTGCGACGTCTGCGGATCTCCGATGGTCGTCAAGAACGGCCGCTTCGGAAAATTCTTGGCGTGTAGCGGTTATCCGGACTGCAAGACCACCCGTTCGATTTCGACCGGCGTCCCCTGCGCCGAACCGGGTTGCACCGGGCAGCTCTTGGAAAAACGGAGCCGCCGCGGCCGGAGCTTTTACGGATGCTCGCGCTATCCCAAATGCACGCACGCTCTCTGGGACAAGCCGGTGAAAACTCCTTGTCCCAAATGCCACGCCCCGTACTTGGTCGAGAAATTCACCAAGAAAGAGGGGCCGGCCATCCGCTGCGCGAAAAAAAACTGCGATTACCAGCATCTCCTTGGCTGA
- the dprA gene encoding DNA-processing protein DprA, with product MSVAAAVALAKVRGVSYVGQKFLIDRFGSALKVTEASGARSENDPTTRQLLSIVAKEADLKQAENVVRRTEMLGAWICAYGSTEYPKLLAEISDPPLVLFGKGEWPKTDLPWLAVVGPRNPSRYGARIAQLLASDLAREGIVIVSGLARGVDAIAHESALKEKRPTVAVIGCGIDQVYPPEHAHLQERIAKSGTVVTEFFPGESPLKDHFPRRNRILSGLSRGVLVIEAGETSGALITVRHALDQSRDVFAVPGQIDSPLSIGSNRIISEGAKLVATSDDVLEEWGLAPGKLYRTNSSPEAQKEETDGLSEDAKAVLHALGLGMGASVDELARKEQRPVENMLRTLMELEIRGLVIRASDARYSRAAG from the coding sequence GTGTCTGTCGCCGCCGCCGTTGCTCTCGCCAAGGTCCGTGGCGTTTCGTATGTCGGTCAAAAGTTTCTGATCGATCGTTTCGGATCCGCGCTAAAAGTCACGGAGGCATCCGGCGCGAGATCGGAGAACGACCCGACCACACGCCAACTGCTTTCGATCGTGGCCAAGGAAGCCGATCTGAAACAAGCGGAGAACGTCGTTCGGCGTACTGAAATGCTCGGGGCATGGATTTGCGCGTACGGTTCGACGGAGTACCCGAAGTTGTTGGCGGAGATTTCCGATCCGCCGCTCGTTCTTTTCGGCAAAGGAGAATGGCCGAAAACCGATTTGCCGTGGCTCGCCGTCGTGGGGCCGCGCAACCCTTCCCGTTACGGGGCGCGAATCGCCCAATTGCTGGCGAGCGACCTGGCGCGGGAGGGAATCGTGATCGTCAGCGGGCTCGCTCGCGGCGTGGATGCGATCGCGCACGAAAGCGCTCTGAAAGAGAAGAGACCGACGGTGGCCGTCATCGGGTGCGGGATCGACCAGGTCTATCCGCCGGAACATGCGCATCTTCAAGAGCGGATCGCGAAATCGGGCACGGTGGTCACCGAGTTTTTCCCGGGCGAGTCGCCGCTCAAAGATCATTTTCCCCGGCGGAATCGGATCTTATCGGGACTTTCGAGAGGCGTTCTCGTCATCGAAGCCGGAGAGACGAGCGGCGCATTAATCACGGTGCGGCATGCGCTCGATCAATCCCGCGACGTGTTCGCCGTTCCGGGCCAAATTGACTCTCCGCTCTCGATCGGTTCCAATAGGATCATCTCCGAGGGCGCCAAGCTGGTGGCCACATCGGACGACGTGCTGGAAGAGTGGGGGCTTGCTCCCGGAAAATTATATCGGACGAATTCTTCCCCGGAAGCACAAAAGGAAGAAACGGACGGTCTCTCGGAAGACGCGAAGGCGGTTCTGCATGCCTTGGGACTCGGCATGGGAGCAAGTGTGGATGAATTGGCTCGAAAGGAACAACGACCTGTGGAGAATATGTTGAGAACGTTGATGGAATTGGAAATCCGGGGTCTCGTGATTCGGGCGTCCGACGCCCGGTATTCCCGAGCCGCGGGCTGA
- a CDS encoding LysM peptidoglycan-binding domain-containing protein produces MPNRSRNLGFLRVAGIGLLLLFWGATPALRAQEDEPPPEPPSEDTSAPSIEAMPQEAPPPPPPAAVQPAVPQPYAPSAGAAPSGAPAAKSEEAGTGEYENVLPDWETAEPAAQASPMPEPQAVASPAEKRAPDEYTIQPGDTLWDICGRFLDNPWYWPKLWALNQYIENPHLIYPGQKLKFYSGSETAPPRLDIVGAQKAEPVPSGEVPPMTEGTEKPAEAALTPTPQAVAAAEVTPEAMSLKLKSLSFISPKELDEAGTITHSGDPKVFLYMGDRCYIEFKRKTKVSVGDRFDVFETVKAVKDPGHRFGDLGYLIKKKAVIKVLEIHKNTVEAFVTDNQDSIQRGDKFIPYESPYRKFVPHTTEKPLEGKIVEAENQQYLISNNDFVFLNLGKKQGVDDGMQLVVVRRGDAVFPGDDQHLPDVVYGRLVVVDARNTTSTAYVTDLRDSLAVGDRVINQLK; encoded by the coding sequence ATGCCGAATCGATCGAGAAATCTTGGATTCCTCAGGGTCGCGGGAATCGGACTGTTACTCCTGTTCTGGGGAGCGACGCCGGCTCTCCGCGCGCAAGAAGATGAACCCCCGCCTGAACCGCCGTCGGAGGACACCAGCGCTCCCTCGATTGAAGCGATGCCGCAAGAAGCGCCGCCTCCACCGCCGCCCGCGGCCGTTCAGCCCGCGGTGCCCCAGCCGTACGCACCGTCCGCCGGCGCGGCGCCTTCCGGCGCCCCTGCCGCGAAGTCCGAAGAAGCGGGAACCGGCGAATATGAAAACGTTCTACCCGATTGGGAAACGGCCGAACCGGCCGCGCAAGCTTCTCCCATGCCCGAGCCGCAGGCGGTCGCATCGCCGGCCGAGAAACGCGCTCCGGACGAGTACACGATTCAACCGGGAGACACGCTGTGGGATATCTGCGGAAGGTTTCTGGACAATCCGTGGTATTGGCCGAAATTGTGGGCGCTCAATCAATATATTGAAAACCCCCACCTGATTTATCCGGGACAGAAGCTCAAATTTTATTCCGGATCCGAAACGGCGCCGCCGAGATTGGATATCGTCGGAGCGCAAAAAGCCGAACCGGTTCCAAGCGGCGAAGTGCCGCCGATGACGGAAGGAACGGAGAAACCGGCCGAAGCGGCGTTGACGCCGACGCCGCAGGCGGTCGCGGCGGCCGAAGTGACGCCCGAAGCGATGTCCCTGAAACTCAAGAGTCTCTCCTTCATTTCTCCGAAAGAGTTGGATGAAGCGGGGACGATCACCCATTCCGGGGACCCAAAGGTGTTCTTGTACATGGGCGATCGTTGCTACATCGAATTCAAACGAAAAACGAAAGTCTCCGTGGGCGACCGGTTCGATGTTTTTGAAACCGTAAAGGCGGTGAAAGATCCGGGTCACCGATTCGGCGATCTGGGATACCTGATCAAGAAAAAAGCCGTGATCAAAGTGCTCGAAATTCACAAAAACACGGTGGAAGCGTTCGTCACCGACAATCAGGATTCCATTCAGCGGGGAGACAAATTCATTCCGTATGAATCGCCGTATCGGAAATTCGTCCCCCACACGACGGAGAAACCGCTCGAAGGAAAAATCGTTGAGGCCGAAAACCAGCAATATCTCATCAGCAACAACGATTTCGTGTTTCTCAATCTCGGCAAGAAGCAGGGTGTGGACGACGGAATGCAACTGGTTGTGGTTCGCCGCGGAGACGCCGTGTTCCCCGGGGACGATCAACATCTTCCGGACGTCGTGTACGGACGGCTGGTGGTGGTCGACGCCCGAAATACAACTTCGACCGCTTATGTAACCGACCTGCGCGACTCTCTTGCGGTCGGCGATCGCGTGATCAATCAATTGAAGTAA
- the ybgF gene encoding tol-pal system protein YbgF has translation MQLHHFIFFLTVPFLACAPSSDLSQAIKRLDQADLAINSRQNQFNRKVEDLSNSVLVLQDRVETLKVALERKPLHETTTAPVAAAHPKPQPARSGARPGSARQEDAFLPEAAKTAKLPTIKLTNKDLARMDQIVGPAAVPAAATSNSPTPSKVTSEDLKAAEEYNGAYVVFEQEKYAEAIERFERFTKKYPAHSYADNAVFWVGEAYFRMADYGKAKANFDRVVREFPTGNKIPDALLKSGMCELRLSDAEGARLTFNKIVDEYPQSIAAQKAKTVLAELSNLASQGRM, from the coding sequence GTGCAACTACATCACTTCATCTTTTTCCTCACCGTCCCGTTTCTTGCCTGTGCGCCTTCCAGCGATTTGAGTCAGGCGATCAAGCGGTTGGATCAGGCGGACCTGGCGATAAATTCCCGTCAGAACCAGTTCAATCGCAAGGTCGAGGATCTTTCAAACTCCGTCCTGGTGCTTCAGGACCGCGTGGAAACCTTGAAGGTGGCGTTGGAACGGAAACCGTTGCATGAAACGACGACCGCGCCGGTCGCGGCCGCACATCCTAAACCTCAACCGGCCCGGTCGGGCGCACGACCCGGGTCGGCAAGACAGGAAGATGCTTTTCTTCCCGAAGCGGCCAAGACCGCGAAGCTTCCCACGATCAAATTAACGAACAAGGACCTGGCCCGAATGGATCAGATCGTCGGACCTGCCGCCGTTCCCGCCGCGGCGACGTCGAATTCTCCAACACCGTCCAAGGTGACGAGCGAGGATCTAAAGGCGGCCGAAGAATACAACGGGGCGTATGTCGTGTTCGAGCAGGAAAAATACGCCGAGGCCATCGAACGATTCGAACGGTTCACAAAGAAATACCCCGCGCACTCGTACGCGGACAACGCCGTCTTTTGGGTGGGCGAGGCGTATTTCCGAATGGCCGATTACGGGAAGGCGAAAGCGAATTTTGACCGCGTCGTTCGGGAATTTCCGACCGGAAACAAAATTCCGGACGCCCTCTTGAAATCCGGAATGTGCGAGCTTCGCCTCTCCGATGCGGAAGGGGCGCGTCTCACGTTCAACAAGATCGTGGATGAGTACCCGCAAAGCATCGCCGCCCAGAAAGCGAAAACGGTACTCGCGGAGCTTTCCAACTTAGCGTCGCAAGGGAGGATGTAG
- the pgeF gene encoding peptidoglycan editing factor PgeF — MAIELQRAPNFQAIGKLVHGYSTRQGGVSSGPYASLNLGWATGDDDDLVAKNYDLLAAALNTTPDRIFGVRQAHGANVVLIRKSDSREEILRREADALISNDPNCFLSVRVADCFPILLIDEERKALGVVHAGWRGTMARVLTATLIAMHQEFGSRPGDLQVAIGPGIGPCCFEVSLGVASLFLSNLAVAGKEIRQGEASSYLDLGAINLRLAMEAGVSKANTWRSPLCTWCEAETFYSYRREGKQSGRMVGIVGWVA, encoded by the coding sequence GTGGCGATCGAACTTCAGCGGGCGCCCAACTTCCAAGCCATCGGTAAACTCGTTCACGGCTATTCGACGCGGCAAGGCGGTGTAAGCTCCGGTCCCTATGCGTCGTTGAACCTCGGTTGGGCGACGGGGGACGACGATGATCTCGTGGCTAAGAACTACGATCTTTTGGCCGCCGCGCTGAATACGACGCCGGATCGCATCTTCGGGGTTCGCCAGGCGCACGGCGCGAACGTCGTTCTAATCCGAAAAAGCGACTCGCGGGAAGAAATCCTCCGGCGGGAAGCCGACGCTTTGATCAGCAACGATCCGAATTGCTTTCTCTCCGTTCGCGTCGCCGATTGTTTTCCGATCCTCCTGATCGACGAAGAAAGAAAAGCGCTGGGAGTGGTTCACGCCGGCTGGCGCGGAACGATGGCGAGGGTTCTGACCGCGACGCTTATTGCAATGCATCAGGAGTTCGGATCGCGGCCCGGCGATCTTCAAGTGGCGATCGGGCCCGGGATCGGTCCCTGCTGTTTCGAAGTTTCGTTGGGTGTGGCCTCTCTTTTTCTTTCGAATCTTGCGGTGGCCGGAAAGGAAATACGCCAAGGGGAGGCTTCGTCGTATCTGGATTTGGGGGCGATCAATCTGAGACTCGCCATGGAAGCGGGTGTTTCGAAGGCCAACACGTGGCGTTCCCCGCTTTGCACGTGGTGCGAAGCCGAGACATTTTATTCCTACCGGCGCGAAGGCAAGCAGTCCGGCCGAATGGTCGGCATCGTGGGTTGGGTCGCTTGA